A portion of the Cervus canadensis isolate Bull #8, Minnesota chromosome 26, ASM1932006v1, whole genome shotgun sequence genome contains these proteins:
- the LOC122428260 gene encoding UDP-glucuronosyltransferase 2C1-like, with the protein MKTVKGFYVLFMLHLWFFDSGRTGKILVWPMDFSHWINLKVILDELHLGGHEITVLVPSTSSLFDLTQIPFNVEILQIPISKESFMEEFNAGLYTLSFELPKVSWWARQVQQTKLLKIFLETARRICDSAVTNKELLSRLQEAKFDICIADPLSFCGELVAELLNIPFIYSFRFSYGNVIERKCAGLPMPSSYVPGIMSGLTDNMTFIQRLENWLSYTISDLMYSYFVFPEWDEYYSKVLGKSAKLCETMGKAEMWLMRTNWDFEFPHPYLPNFEFVGGLHCKPAKPLPKEFEEFVQSSGKDGVVLFTLGSMVKNLTEEKSKMIASALAQIPQKVLWKYGGKKPENLGANTRIYEWIPQNDLLGHPQTRAFITHCGTNGIYEAIYHGVPIVGIPLFGDQFGNVARVKARGAAVEVDLQRMTSSDLLNALKEVINNPTYKENAMKLSRIHHDQPVKPLDRAVFWIEFVMRHKGAKHLRPAFHDLTWYQHHSLDVIGFLLACVATILFLVTKCCLFCCGKFGKISKKKKRE; encoded by the exons ATGAAGACTGTGAAAGGCTTCTatgtccttttcatgctgcatcTATGGTTCTTTGACTCTGGAAGGACTGGAAAAATACTTGTATGGCCCATGGATTTTAGTCACTGGATTAATTTAAAGGTTATTCTGGATGAACTTCACCTCGGTGGGCATGAGATAACTGTCCTCGTACCTTCAACAAGTTCTCTGTTTGATCTTACCCAGATTCCCTTTAACGTGGAGATCCTTCAAATTCCAATAAGTAAAGAAAGTTTCATGGAAGAATTCAATGCTGGTCTCTACACACTTTCTTTTGAACTGCCGAAAGTTTCATGGTGGGCGAGACAAGTACAACAGACAAAACTGctgaaaatttttttagaaacagCCAGAAGAATCTGTGACAGTGCTGTCACAAACAAGGAGTTGCTCAGCAGGCTTCAGGAAGCTAAGTTTGATATCTGTATTGCTGATCCTTTAAGCTTCTGTGGGGAATTAGTGGCTGAGCTTCtcaatattccatttatatactcCTTTCGGTTTTCCTATGGGAATGTCATTGAGAGAAAGTGTGCTGGGCTTCCTATGCCTTCTTCCTATGTTCCTGGCATCATGTCAGGACTGACAGACAACATGACTTTCATACAGAGGCTGGAGAACTGGTTATCATATACAATAAGTGACCTGATGTattcatattttgtatttccagAATGGGATGAATATTACAGCAAGGTTTTAG gaaaATCTGCCAAATTATGCGAGACTATGGGAAAAGCTGAAATGTGGTTGATGAGAACTAACTGGGATTTTGAATTTCCTCACCCTTACTTACCTAACTTTGAATTTGTTGGAGGACTGCACTGCAAGCCTGCAAAACCCTTGCCTAAG GAGTTTGAAGAGTTTGTTCAAAGTTCTGGAAAAGATGGAGTCGTGTTGTTTACTCTGGGATCAATGGTCAAAAACCTCACAGAAGAAAAGTCTAAAATGATTGCATCAGCTCTTGCCCAGATTCCACAAAAG GTTCTGTGGAAATATGGaggaaagaaaccagaaaatttAGGAGCCAATACCCGGATATATGAATGGATTCCACAGAATGATCTTCTGG gtcaTCCCCAAACCAGAGCTTTTATCACTCACTGTGGAACCAATGGGATCTATGAAGCTATCTACCATGGGGTCCCTATCGTGGGAATCCCCCTGTTTGGTGATCAGTTTGGTAATGTTGCTCGTGTTAAAGCCAGAGGAGCAGCTGTTGAAGTAGACTTGCAGAGAATGACGAGTTCAGATCTGCTTAACGCTTTGAAGGAAGTTATTAACAACCCTAC CTATAAAGAGAATGCTATGAAGTTATCAAGAATTCACCATGATCAGCCTGTGAAACCCCTGGACCGAGCAGTCTTCTGGATTGAGTTTGTCATGCGTCACAAAGGAGCCAAGCACCTTCGCCCAGCCTTCCATGACCTCACCTGGTACCAGCACCACTCTTTGGATGTGATTGGCTTCCTGCTAGCTTGTGTGGCAACTATTCTATTCCTGGTCACTAAATGTTGCCTGTTTTGTTGTGGGAAGTTTGGtaaaatttcaaagaagaaaaagagagagtag